TTTTTTACAAAGCCGATTAATCTTGAGGAACTTAAATCTGTTGTAAAGAGAGCAGATTATGTCCAGGGACTCGAGAGTGAGCACAAGTCTCTGCAGGCGCAGCTGGGAGCCGATTCTTCCCCTGATATTATTGGTACCAGCAGTGAGATGGAGGATATATTTACTGCTATCCGAAAAGTATCCACAACTGATGTCCCCGTCCTCATAACAGGTGAAAGCGGTACCGGGAAGGAACTGGTTGCAAGGGCCATACATTTACAAGGCCAGAGGAAAAGAGGCCCCTTCATTCCCATCAACTGTGGGGCAATTCCGGAAAAGTTAATGGAGAGTGAACTTTTTGGTCATGAAAAAGGTGCATATACCGGGGCACATGTACAAAGGAAGGGAAAGCTTGAACTGGCAGACAATGGAACGGTGTTTCTTGATGAAATTGGAGACCTCCCATTACCGTTACAGGTTAAGCTGTTGAGAGTTCTCCAGGATCACAAACTTGAAAGAATTGGCGGTAGAGAGATGATTGATCTGGAAGTCAGGTTTCTTGCTGCAACAAATAAAGACCTGGAAGAGCTGGTCAGAAATGGAGAGTTCAGAGAAGATCTTTATTACCGGCTTGCTGTTGTGTCGATTAAAGTCCCTGCTCTTCGTAAAAGAGGTGAGGATGCCCTCATACTGGCAAAGAGTTTTTTAAAGAAATATGGAAAAACAAACAAAAAACCCATGAGACTGGGTGAAGATGCTGTCCAGGCAATAAAAAAGTACTCATGGCCGGGTAATGTAAGAGAACTTGAGAACAAGATCCAGCGGGCAATTGCTTTTACCGAAGGAGGGCAGATATCCGCCTCAGATCTTGGCCTTACTCCCTCCACAAATGAATTTTCATTGAATCTTAAAACAGCGAAAGAGCGTTTAGAGACGGATTACATTAAAATGGCTCTGGTCAAGTGTGGCGGCAATATCAGCCACGCAGCTCAGGAAATGGGTATCTCAAGGCCGACGCTTCATGGGCTTATGAAAAAATACCGTATCGAGACAAAATAGCTGAAGAACTTTAATGTAAAATAATTGCAGAAACAAAGCCGGAGGGGTCACCTATTTGCTATTTGTTTTACTGAAAACCATTGTCAGACAAGTATATATCAAAAAATAGTTTCTCGCAAAGCCGCAGAGATCGCAAAGAAGAATGACAGAAAATGAAATAGGCAATGTTGTGGTTGATGAGTCTATTGTTTTACAGGAAAAGATGTATATAGTGCCTGAA
This portion of the Candidatus Scalindua sp. genome encodes:
- the prsR gene encoding PEP-CTERM-box response regulator transcription factor, which translates into the protein MEKSKILVIEDDDGIRTQMKWALNKEYDVLLAPNTKEAVNIMARCSPPLVTLDLGLPPDPEGTDEGFRLLQEILNISPFTKVIVVTGNPDKEAPLRAVSMGAHDFFTKPINLEELKSVVKRADYVQGLESEHKSLQAQLGADSSPDIIGTSSEMEDIFTAIRKVSTTDVPVLITGESGTGKELVARAIHLQGQRKRGPFIPINCGAIPEKLMESELFGHEKGAYTGAHVQRKGKLELADNGTVFLDEIGDLPLPLQVKLLRVLQDHKLERIGGREMIDLEVRFLAATNKDLEELVRNGEFREDLYYRLAVVSIKVPALRKRGEDALILAKSFLKKYGKTNKKPMRLGEDAVQAIKKYSWPGNVRELENKIQRAIAFTEGGQISASDLGLTPSTNEFSLNLKTAKERLETDYIKMALVKCGGNISHAAQEMGISRPTLHGLMKKYRIETK